The Fusobacterium necrophorum subsp. necrophorum genome has a window encoding:
- a CDS encoding acyl CoA:acetate/3-ketoacid CoA transferase: protein MIPKFVTKEEAVKVIKDFDTVATSGFVGCANPEGLEVALENRFLETGSPRNLTLFYVAGQGAGDERCVSRFGHEGLLGRVIAGHFNKAPKLGELIVNNKIQAYNVPQGALCQMLRDVAAHKPGVMTKVGLKTFADPRIEGGKLNEVTKEDIVRVMEIDGEEVLYYKAMKFDIALIKGSYADERGNISLENDYVPTEVMSIAQAVHNCGGKVIVQVDKIVKTGSLDPKLVKVPGIYVDYVVEIQEPELKQPAYDLPYEAEVAGNARISEKSSFIPMELGEKKIIARRATMEITKGVVGNLGIGAPEYVSNIATEEGINDWMVLTVESGPVGGIPQSGKRFGSAINADAIIDQPYQFDFYDGGGLDICFLGLAQADQAGNLNVSKFGKRIAGCGGFISISQNAKKVVFCGTFTAKGLKTKVENGKLVILEEGKTKKFVSQVQQITFSGDLARENNKPVFYVTERAVFELRKEGLTLIEIAPGIDLQKDILDQMEFVPLIAKDLKEMDTRIFLDQPMGLKEN from the coding sequence ATGATACCAAAGTTTGTCACAAAGGAAGAAGCGGTTAAAGTTATTAAAGATTTTGATACCGTTGCAACTAGTGGATTTGTAGGATGTGCGAATCCGGAAGGATTAGAAGTTGCTTTAGAAAATAGATTTCTAGAGACAGGTTCTCCTCGAAATTTAACACTTTTTTATGTAGCTGGACAAGGGGCTGGAGACGAAAGATGTGTAAGTAGATTTGGTCATGAAGGATTATTAGGAAGAGTCATCGCAGGACACTTCAATAAAGCTCCTAAATTAGGGGAATTGATCGTGAATAACAAAATTCAAGCCTATAATGTTCCTCAAGGAGCTCTTTGCCAAATGTTAAGAGATGTTGCGGCGCATAAACCAGGTGTTATGACAAAAGTAGGATTGAAAACATTTGCAGACCCTCGTATAGAAGGAGGAAAATTAAACGAAGTTACCAAAGAAGACATCGTACGTGTTATGGAAATTGACGGAGAAGAAGTTCTATACTACAAAGCAATGAAATTTGACATCGCTTTGATCAAAGGAAGTTATGCAGATGAAAGAGGAAATATTTCTTTGGAAAATGATTATGTTCCAACAGAAGTAATGTCCATTGCCCAAGCAGTTCATAATTGTGGAGGAAAAGTAATTGTACAAGTAGACAAAATTGTTAAGACAGGTTCATTAGATCCTAAGTTGGTAAAAGTTCCAGGAATTTATGTGGACTATGTCGTAGAAATTCAAGAACCTGAGTTAAAACAACCTGCCTACGATTTGCCTTATGAAGCAGAAGTGGCTGGAAATGCAAGAATTTCTGAAAAAAGTTCTTTTATTCCTATGGAATTAGGGGAAAAGAAAATTATTGCCAGAAGAGCAACTATGGAAATTACAAAAGGAGTAGTAGGAAACTTAGGAATTGGAGCTCCTGAATATGTTTCCAATATTGCGACAGAAGAAGGAATTAACGATTGGATGGTATTAACAGTGGAATCTGGACCAGTAGGAGGAATTCCTCAATCTGGAAAGAGATTTGGTTCTGCAATCAATGCGGATGCTATTATAGATCAGCCATATCAATTTGACTTCTATGATGGTGGAGGATTGGATATTTGTTTCTTAGGATTGGCTCAAGCGGACCAAGCTGGAAACCTGAATGTAAGTAAGTTCGGAAAAAGAATTGCCGGTTGTGGAGGATTCATCAGTATCAGTCAAAATGCTAAAAAAGTAGTTTTTTGTGGAACATTTACTGCAAAAGGGTTGAAAACAAAAGTAGAAAATGGAAAATTAGTAATTTTGGAAGAAGGAAAGACAAAGAAATTTGTTTCTCAAGTACAACAAATTACTTTCTCAGGAGATTTAGCGAGAGAAAACAACAAACCGGTATTCTATGTAACAGAAAGAGCTGTTTTTGAATTGAGAAAAGAAGGGCTTACTTTGATAGAAATTGCACCGGGAATTGATTTACAAAAAGATATCTTGGATCAAATGGAGTTTGTTCCATTGATTGCAAAAGATTTAAAGGAAATGGACACCCGTATTTTCTTAGACCAACCTATGGGTCTTAAAGAAAATTAA